The window AGTTATTAGCTGCAGTTAATTATACTACGTGCTGTCTTGAAGTACAGAGAGAGCACGGAAAGAGTCACCAAGTCTTAGAAGAGGGGCAGAACTTAGGTGTGtaaaaggagaaggggaaaaaggatggGGAAAGAACACCCAGACGTTAAGACCACACAGAATGAGGTGGCCTCAGGAACAAGTTGTTTAAGGGCAACCCCATTAACCCTAACTATACATTTAAAAGTTGAGCATAAACCAGATCATGCTGGATCTAGACAGTGAACTGCACAGTTTTACAACGAAACATCAGGAGAGTAGGAAAATGCCAAGAATTTTCCGGCTCCTGGCTAGTGAAGCTAGAATCGAGCGTGCAGGTCAGCACCACACACGCGTTCTGCAATGCACTCATGTCAGCTTTCGCATACTTTTTGTTTTACGTGTTGCCTTGCAGTCCCACAGTTAGCAGCCACGGAGGATGTCAAAACGTGCCTCAGCAGATAATGGCGATGACCTCTGTCcaaggcagggaggcagcaatGCTAACCGCAGCTGGCGGGGCGCTTTGGCCGTGTCGGGACGTTTCGTATCCCGTCTGAGGACCCTGCAGCTTACCACTGAACCTCACCAGTACACGGCCCCAACAGCGGCTATAAAAAACCTCCTGACTGCAATTCGGGGGGGCTGCTGCGGTTTTTCTCCATGCTGTGCACCCCCGGGTTTGGCCAGCCGGGCTGGTGCAGGCTGAGCCCGCTACCAGAGTCAAGAGGCGACCAGGGGGTGGCTAAAATGGGCAGCACCCGCGGGCCTCGCCACGACAGCACCACAGCCCGGTTCTGCTCCCGGGCAGACTGGAATTTAGCACGCCAGGGGTGCGGGCAGGACGGGACGAGGCTCCGGGGGCCGAGGAGGCCGTGAGGAGGCCGCGAGGAGGCCGCCCGCCCGCGGGGCGCGgccgcccctccccgccgcgcTCCTCCCCGCGcggccgccgccattttgtcCCAGTGCCTGCGCCCCGGCCAGCGGCGGTCGCTCGGTCGCTGTCCCTCAGCCGCGCTCGCTCCCGCCGCAGGTCCCCGCTCCGCGCCCCAGCCGTTCCGAAGGGCGGCCCCGTCGATGGCCAGCTTTCCCCCGAGGGTCAACGAGAAGCTCATCGGTGAGGGGCGGCCGGGACGGGCCGAGCTGGCCGGGGGATggggggggccgggcggggcgcggggggggccgCCGGGCTCCCAACCGGGCACCGGGCGGCCGCGATcgtggcggggccgggggccgccgGGGGCCGGCCGCTCGCCCGCGTTGCCCCCGCTCGCGGGGCAGCCGAGGCCCCGGTGCCTGTGCGGGGCCGGCTGCTCGGCCCTAGGGACTGGCCgtaaaagcaaaatgatgaACGTTTGGCCTGGTTCCTCGgtaattttttaaagcatgctgAGTTTCTTACTGGaatttcctctttgttttccttgcagcaCGGTCCCGTACTGTAGGAGAGCTCTTAGCCCCCACTTCTCCTTTTGACAAGAAGTGTGGCCGTGAGAACTGGACTGTCGCCTTTGCTCCCGATGGATCTTACTTTGCGTGGTCGCAAGGACATCGCATAGTGAAGCTGGTCCCCTGGTCCCAGTGCCTTAATAACTTGTAAGATAAAACCACACGGCTCTTAAGCTGAAACGCTTATGAATTTCCAAATAGAAGATAACATTTAATAGATTCAAACTCCTATATTGTCTCTTTAAGCCTTGACATCTTAGGGAAAAACTAGTTCTTTAAAGTACCAGCCATTATCCCCTTCTCTGTGGCCAGCCAGAGAAATGATTGTATTGCAACTTCACAGCGGAGTGACTTACCAATTCAGTCAAGTGCTCTAAAAGAAGCGGAATTTAAAATGAACGTGGAATTTTGAAAACTAAAGCACATCTGGACTTCTACATTTCCTAtcagaaagctattttatttttactttttaggAATTTACTTAAAGGCAGACCCATTATTATTCACTTTAGAGTGAAAGTTAAGTTccaaaagatgttttatttttcagttgtagGTTACATTTTAATGACGTTAATATCTAGCAGTTTTTCAGAGTGAGTTAAGTTAATATGTTGCTTTCTACAGAGGTAAAGACATGGACAGTCTTTGTAGAAGTTTTCCAGGGGTTAATAATTCTTGATAGTTATAAGAAAACCCAGCTTTTATAATTTGGAAGTGAAAATGCATTCTTACATGCCTCCAGAATGTGCATCATGGCAACTCACAGATTTCATTACATATTAAAGACCTTTCTGTTCTATTGCATTCTGAATGTCACACGATATGTagctacttatttttaaaggctctttatattttccttgtttgttttgcagcttgTTGCATGGCACAAAGAATGTTGCAAATTCTATCAGTACAAGACTTCCAAGACAGAACAGTGACAGTGGTCAGAAAAACAAGCCCTGTGAACATATAATAGACTGTGGTGATATTGTATGGAGTCTTGCTTTTGGGTCTTCAGTGCCTGAGAAGGAGAGCCGCTGTGTGAATATAGAATGGCATCGTTTCAAATTTGGGCAAGACCAGCTTCTACTTGCAACAGGCTTGAACAATGGGCGCATCAAGATATGGGATGTATATACAGGTAGAGCGTGCGAGGGGAAATTGGTGTGTCAGTGTCACTTCATGCAGTAGTAACGtcaatacatagaaaaaaatatttacagaattttaGTTGGGAGTTGACTCTTgaatacaatttaaatatttttaaaataatgaagtgcAACTAGGGACATCTGATACTGCTAGAGGAAGGAACAGAGTCAGGTCATGCTTTGAGATATAAGTGATGTAAGAGAAAGCCTTGGTGCTCCAAAATGGCTAAGTATGTGATTAATTTCAGGCATATTGGTTGCTTAGTCCAAAATGCTCTTCTGGATTGTAGTTTTGGAATACTTTCAAGCAAAGGAAACTTTAACAACAAGAAGTTACTCTGTCCTTGAGTATGGGGAAGGACGTATGTCAGCAAGTaccttgtgttttttaaaaagttaatattgttttaaatattgttttcacGAAACAGGAAAACTCCTCCTTAACCTGATGGACCATACAGAAGTTGTTAGAGATTTAACCTTTGCCCCAGATGGCAGCCTGATTTTAGTGTCTGCATCCAGAGACAAAACACTGAGAGTGTGGGACCTGAAAGATGATGGTACGCATTTTAAGTTCATCTGCTGTAACACGTAGGAGAAATATGCACATACTTTCCTCATTTATTGCTATAAACACAGGTCagactttcttttcaaaaaaatccttctgttaGTCTCTGAATCTGCATGTCCTCTTGAAATTCtttatctatatatctatatgtacTCTAAAGGTACAAGCTGGTATTGAATTAAAACAGTACATGAAGTGACTTTTTAACAGGGACCTAGGATTTAGAAGCTGCAGAATATTTATTCCTGTGTAGACTGACACTGCAAGATCTTGTTAGGAAAGagcataaaattttaaaaagaaaaaataggaaatatttttcatattgaaTATGTAATATTTAATCAATTCTTATGGGATtagaatgtcttttttttttttttccccaggaaataTGATGAAAGTGTTGAGAGGACATCAGAATTGGGTATATGGTTGTGCATTCTCTCCAGACTCTTCCATTCTCTGTTCTGTTGGAGCTAGTAAAGCAGTATGTGTCAGAGTTTCTTGTTCATTAAATCTACTGAATTGTATGCATAATCATTTTAAATCTCAGTTAACATTAAGCTTGTGCTCGGTGTCATGAACCTCTAATGTTTTATGATGATGTAAAAGTGCATGAAATTAAACTAGCAAATGGTGCGTTAAGACACTGATTTATGAATTGAATTTGCATTGCTTTTAGTTGAAGAAACTTTAAGCATTTTTTGAGAAATAGTCCTGCACATGTTCATAGTATAAAATCAAAGAAGACTAAAGCTTCCAGTGTTAAAAGATACTTAGACTAATGCATAAAACTATTGTAttgttgatttttattgtttctatttCCTGCTCAATGAAAAGGACTTTCCAAAGTCTGAGCCAGTCATGGTATCTCCTGCTGAACAAAAATGCTTCTACGTGTTCTCGAATACAAATGGCACTAATGTGTCTAAAAGATGTAGAACGAAGAACAGCATAGTGGTTTTGTTTACAGCTGTATTGTAATGCCCTGCTAGAGAACTGAAAGCAGTGCAGGTAAAGCACGCATACAATAAGCTGCTTTTCTTGGCACTGAAGAATtaggataaaacagaaaagggaattCAGTTTAGTAACAGGGGCTTTTTGGGTAGTTTAATGGAGCCTAGCAATGCTgaataaaaatcacaattcaATCACTGAGTACTACTTTGTATGGTTGACTGTTCGAATGCATTTTATACTTTAAGTTATCAGTGCAGATCTGATAGAGAATAGTTgagtttggggttttgttttttctttaaatagagCAGATGTGGATGTATACATTGATATCTTTAGGCTTTGTGTTTTCCATAAGCTTCTTGCTTTCCCTGTCACAGGTGGTGGCAGCAATATTGGTGTGATTGAGGTTAAGCTGGCACCACTCACACAGGAGCACAATGGTGTTAGCTGGGCAGAAAGAGTGGCATCTCTGGCTACCAGGCTGGGGGCGAACTTTACCATAGGATGAAGTAACCTTGCATTCGACTGCAAGGTGTACTGTACGTACGCAGGTGCTGGTTGATGtccactttctgctttctttctttcttttttcttttttttttaattttcccagcAGTGAAACACACTGACTCCTAAAATGTAGTTTCCAGTTCTATGGAATGTTGGGGTCTTAGAGGAATTGGTCAACACGTTTATAACTGATTGTAAAATGGTTCAGTTGTAGGAAGTATGTGAGGCACTAAGGCCATGTTTGCTTTGGTCAAACATACATATTTATCCAAGATGCCTGCACTTAATCTGTGCAGTAAGACTgagtcaagggaaaaaaatcaagaaccCTAATGAGCTCTTTCAGGGATATATTTTATGCTAAAGACATTTTCTATAAACTTATGATTCAGTACATATAGTTCGTTCTATGAAGTAATTCTGCACAGTCTTCATTTTGATTATATATAATGTACAACTGCATGTAAAATCCCAGAATATTATAATCTTTTACCAATGTTTATAATACAATATGCAATTGGCCGTGTAAATTTTAAGcttaatgttttgtgtttttttaattgttgacTTGATTTAAAATGCGTAAATTCTTTCTAATAATGTGGTTAGACTTCCCTGTTGTTTTGCCAAAGACGTAACTTTTGGCTGTGAAAATTCTCTTTGCTTGCAGTATCTGTTTCTCTTCCTAGGCTGACGTTGGTGATCCAAGCCAATTGTAAACAAGTGATCTTAAACTCAAAGGGATGCCACTGGAGTAACAATATGTTAACCTTACGTTTTCTGTCtgtatatttcttaaaattttggTAGTTACTGAAAAGAGGGGACCGTAGAGTTTAACcctatttatttctgcatattttaataaaatagttttgtaaTACATGAATTTCAGTAAGCTATATGGTTAAATCGTGTTGCCTTTATCTTATATTTTGGCTTATTTTGTTAATAACATTTAACAAACTTGAATTAGAACTTGCATGtctgctttaattatttttttaaaaaaattgattttaatctGAGTATGACACTGAGCATATTTCTTAATTGTAGTAATTCATAATGCCTGATTTTAATATAATCCTAAATAAGACTAGCAgctatactttaaaataaataaataaataaagtaaatgtaTAATTGCTTCTTTGAGCAGAGCTATAACATTAGCTTATTTAATTGCAGGTTTTTCTCTGGGATATGGATAAATACTCCATGATACGGAAACTTGAAGGACATCACAATGATGTTGTAGCTTGTGAGTTTTCTCCTGATGGAGCTTTACTGGCTACTGCATCTTACGATACTCGTGTCTATGTCTGGGATCCATATATTGGAGTTATTCTTATGGATTTTGGGTAAGTGAACTAGTCAGATCTGGAAACTTTCTCCTAGAATGAAGGTGACTGCTAAAGATAAATGGTTTCATGCAACTAACTATAACTAGACCCGGGAGAAAATCGTAACAGTGGTTGATGGAAATCCTAAAATGGTAGAACAGCAGagtttttcctctgagaaaaaATTCATGCATTTTCAATAAAGCTGAAATGTTCAGTACTAAAAAATATACAGTAGTTCAATATGCACTCCTGATTTCATAGTTAAAATACTCaatcaatttttttctccttcatttttacCAGTCagagctgaaggaaaacattccATAGTTCTTAAATATGATGTTAGCTAAGTTTCTCTTTATCTCCAGGCATCTGTTTCCCCCTCCTACTCCAATATTTGCTGGAGGTGCAAATGACCGCTGGGTTAGATCAGTATCTTTTAGTCACGATGGACTACATATTGCAAGCCTTGCTGATGATAAGTAAGTATGAAGAAAGATTTGTTGGGACTCCTTTAATTCTTCCTATATGATATGAACTTCTAAATAAcgtcagcttttttttttgttttgttttttttaattgggaaaTGATGTTTAGTGGTCTTGGTAAAAGTAGATGAGTTGTCTGGTACATGTTCATGTTCATTCTGAAcgtagaaaaaaatgaattgtgtaCAGGGTGAACGATCTGAATAACTTAAGCGTGTTAacaactgaaaatagaaaaaaagggGTTGTAAACAATGTAAATGTAAGGAGATAATAATGCAATGAAGTCTCTTGTAGTTTtagatttgaaaattaaattaaaagtacTCAGTGACCTGATATTCAATTTCTGCTAACAATGCAACTCATGTTTTGAAGTACCATATTTTAAGCATATGAAGAATTCTTCCTCAAGATGACAGCAGGGGTATTAAACTATCTACAAGAGGActgcttaattattttcttttttaatttaatatgaGCATTGTTGGGATTTCCTAGCTTAtatgatgacattgaagagagactttgaaaatctttaggttattattttctgctgatGAAGGCAACCTTCTATTTTAATTGGCAGAGCTAGAATGGttgaagaaatacaaatcaAAGTAAATATCAGGAATGAAGAAGTCATAATACTTCAGGCCAACTGAAACACATTGTATACTTACtaaatgtttataaaactgCCTGAATTTTGCATCAGACCAGTTTATTGTGCAGCATCAGAGAAAATAAGAGATCAGAATAGACATTTGATTCTAACTTACTActtcattctttgcttttcagaatggTAAGATTCTGGAGAATTGATGAAGAGTACCCCGTACAAGTTGCACCTCTGAACAATGGGCTCTGCTGCACCTTTTCTACTGATGGCAGTGTTCTAGCTGCAGGGCAAGTATATACATTTCCCTCCACcctctctgaaatatttaagttaGCCAATGTTTTTAACCTTTTGTGTTAAGTGTTCTTAAAATACCTTTGATTGCAACTTGATGCTTTCGACTCTGCTTTACTTTTGGTTCTATTTGTTTAAACGTGCCTGGAATAGCAGTAAAATCTGGAGGCTGATAAACCCATTTCTTATCtttgagaataaataaaatacagaccCACAAATGTGGATTGGAGTATTACCATTACGAAATCAAGTGCAGTTATTCTGTTGCAGGTAGCATAGCTATTGGAAGATCAAGCCTTTCATAGATAATGAGCACATTGTTGTTGTGCTGCTCTAGCTAGAACTAAGCAACCATTTAAAGCTTCTTCCCCCTAACTACATATGTGAGGATTTGTACCAAACTGAAATCTTTCAACTTTCAAGTGGGATAATTGTACAGTTGTGTTTGTTGGgggttgtttcttttcagtttgtttatttactcCTTTTTGCTGTGCAGGACACAGGATGGCAGTGTGTACTTCTGGGCAACTCCGAGACAAGTTTCAAGTCTCCAACACCTATGTCGTATGGCAATTCGGAGAGTGATGCCAACCAGCCAAGTCAAGAACTTGCCTATCCCATCAAAAGTGGTGGAGTTCCTCTGTTACCAGATTTGAACACACACAcggagggggagaaaagaaaaaaaaaaaaaatcaaactggcAGACAGCCCAGCTGCTAAAACTGGCTAAACACTTTAAAGAATCCTCAAACTTCACAGCCTTTATGCTTAAAACTCTACAGGTTTTGAAGAGCTATTTAAAGTGATATCATAAATACTATTTTGTCAAAATGCCTGACAGttaagtttttaatatttatagaaaacacagtaaaagtATTCCTGATGTTCtcagttttctaaaatataacTGTGAAAACATGTACATACATAGACATAAGCTGCTACGTGCTATTGGTGTAcctttaaaattgcttttatgatttttaatgtGTATCATGTATATATTGCTTTGGTAGAGTCATGAGATGCATCTGTGCTGTAAAGTGGAAGCATAGCTATTATTCTGGGACATcaagttagaaaaaatattgactTAAGGAGGCTTAACTGctctgtgtgtatgtacattGGTTGGGGTTCAGGAAACTGATCCACCAATACAAATTCATGTTAGTTTATTTCATGAAGAGGTACAGTTTGGCCTTTTAGAGCAACGTATGGTGAAGGGAAGTAGGTTAAGGTAGTAAGGGATGGAGCATATCTAATGTAAACCCAAGGATTTTGCCTGTGTGTCAGCTAAAAGTAGGCCTTACGTTCCATATCAGCAAAACAGGTTAAATTTCAGTATTGGGCAgtgttaaagaaatatttccttacaTTTCTAGAAGTCTAACTACTGTATTATTGCCTGATACTTTGTCTGTAATGAGAGAAGTTTACAGACTCAGTTTATTATTCCTTGACCCTATAGTATCTCTTTAGGGTGATTATCGGTTAATGGCCAAAGATCagcaaaatacttgtttttgcCTTCTGTTATTTATCTGTACCTGCAGATATAAAGAATGTATGCATTGCATAAAATGCctgattatatatatttttgttgaatttttttattaaaaacttgtATAAAAGTGGTTTCTGATACTGCGTCTAGTGGCTGATTTATCAACACTGTCTGCGTGCAACAGTTCTCCTAAGAATTTACTATTGTAGCTGTTaggtagtttttcttttcaggatcATAGCCTTGGTGAAGCTTGGGGGGGGAGCCACAGCAAGATCAACCTTTTGATGTGGAGCAGGTCAAAAGCATAGGGTGATGTAAGTGTTGCCAGGCTCCTGAATAGTGCAGAGCGTAGGAAAGGGAGTTCTGACTgccaccctcctccctccatGGTTGCTACAGGCTCTAAAAATGCATAAACTGAACATTGTTTTTTACACCCACATTATTCCAGAGTACTTTTTTGGTAAAACCCTTTTTTGggcataaatattaaattacacATTTGCTGTATAGCAGATGTAATATGTAATGTATTTGATGTATAACTTGTGAGCAAGATGCAAATTGTTGAACGCGTAGCCACAGCCTTGTTACAAACTAAGCACACTAAATAATCGGCAGCTACACGGCTTCCTTGGTGGGTGAGAGGTAGGCGAAGGGTTGCAGGGCCTCAAAGTGCAAAAAGCATTTGCTTAGGGATGGGAAATAACTCTCCTCTAACTGGGTGCCAAATCCCAGGGGAGTTTGCTGCCTGTGAGATCCAGTAGAAGCTCTCCAGAACACGAGTCAGCGTATTGAACAGAAGCTGGCAGGCATGCCATGCGGAGAAGGCAACCTTCTGATGGCCTGTTTGCACAAACCTGTTaaagtgtgtttctttttttctgtattacacTGTTTATTTGGACAGAAGGACAAGGTTAGTCTGGATGAGGAGGCCAGATGCTGAATCATCACAGCCCGATCAATAAATGTCCAGTACAGTTAAAGCTGTCTAACAATCACAGCATTTGGCTTTGCAACTTTGGTGTAAGCACTTTGCATTTGCGTGAAATTCCCACATGGAAAATCAGAGACTGAAGCTAATAAGGAAGGAAGATGTGCAACTCCtgcttatctttaaaaaattaaagtgacATTA is drawn from Aythya fuligula isolate bAytFul2 chromosome 20, bAytFul2.pri, whole genome shotgun sequence and contains these coding sequences:
- the WSB1 gene encoding WD repeat and SOCS box-containing protein 1: MASFPPRVNEKLIARSRTVGELLAPTSPFDKKCGRENWTVAFAPDGSYFAWSQGHRIVKLVPWSQCLNNFLLHGTKNVANSISTRLPRQNSDSGQKNKPCEHIIDCGDIVWSLAFGSSVPEKESRCVNIEWHRFKFGQDQLLLATGLNNGRIKIWDVYTGKLLLNLMDHTEVVRDLTFAPDGSLILVSASRDKTLRVWDLKDDGNMMKVLRGHQNWVYGCAFSPDSSILCSVGASKAVFLWDMDKYSMIRKLEGHHNDVVACEFSPDGALLATASYDTRVYVWDPYIGVILMDFGHLFPPPTPIFAGGANDRWVRSVSFSHDGLHIASLADDKMVRFWRIDEEYPVQVAPLNNGLCCTFSTDGSVLAAGTQDGSVYFWATPRQVSSLQHLCRMAIRRVMPTSQVKNLPIPSKVVEFLCYQI